The region CTTTAAAACGTCCTGATTTTATTGCTGCTTCAGCTTTTTGCTGACTACCCACTGCAAACTCATCCAATTCTTCACGGGTTAAGCCCCACTTTGCTGCTACATTTTCGGCTGTTATACCCATATGGTATTGATTGAATACATCCCATAACCCATCTTTTATCATGATGTCTATCAATACGCCATCATTCATGCGATATCCCCAGCGCGCCTTCTGAAGAGCAAATGGAGCATTGCTCATGCTCTCAATGCCACCTGCCACAATAATATCAGCATCACCTGCCTTTATAATTTGAGCAGCCAAACTAATAGCCCGTAATCCAGAACCACACACTTTATTAATGGTCATGGCAGGCACTTCCTGTGGAATACCTGAATAAATTAACACCTGTCGTGCAGGATTCATTCCCTGTGCAGCTTGCAACACATTTCCTAAAATAACGTTTTCTACCTGCGCTGGAGTAATACCTGCCCGTTTTATGGCTTCCTTAACTGCAACAACCCCCAATTCCACAGCAGTCACGTCTTTCAGTGCACCCCCAAACGTACCAACAGGAGTGCGAACTATTGATGCTATAACCACATCCTTCATACAGACCTCTCTTATAATAATTTTATCATATAAATTATACTATAATTTTAACAAATGATTGTTCATATGGTGTAATACTAATAAATAGCAGTTTACTTGTAAAGAAAAATAACATTGACAGTAGAACATTAGTATGTTAGAGTAAGCACTCACTCTTAAAAATGCCATGTCACCATGAAAAGCCAATGATAAGAATGTTTTATAGTTATTGCATAAACATACAATGTTTGATAAATGTATATAACTCTTTTTCTAAGGAGCTATCGCCATGAAAATAATTAAAATCATTGGATTGGCTGTGCTCAGCTTCATCATTGCTCTGACCCTTACCGTTGCTTTGTGGTTAATTCGGCCAAATACTTCACAGGTTGATCCATTTCTTAACCTTGAAATATGGGAAGCAGTTCGTGATGGGATGCACAACTCCAATACTGATATGACATATTTTAACAATTACTTTTACCTTGTTCATGCTTCATCTCCATATCATTTTGCAACACCAGAGTGCAATCTCATAGTATGGCGTTCAAAGGATTGTAAGCAGTGGGAAAATCTTTCCACGATTCAAATACCTGGTGAGGACATTCGGGACCCCAAGTTTTTAGCCATTGGCAATAGATTAATACTGTTTGTCCTTAAAAGCATTGAATTTACTGCTGAACCCTATTCAACAGCGTATTTAATTTCCAATGACGGCAAGAAGTGGAGCCCGTTACAGGAGATAGCTCATAAAGGATGGCTTTTCTGGAGGCCAAAGACTTTTGATGGTAAGCGATGGTATGTTCCTGCCTACTGGCATGAGCATGGAAAAGCAATGCTTTTTACATCAACTGATGGCACCAGCTGGGAACCTGTCTCTTTAATCTATGAAGGTGATCGCTGTGACGAAACCGCTATTGAATTTTTGCCTGACGGCACAATGATAAGCACCCAGCGACTGGAATATTCAGACTTGTGGTTAGGCGACAGTCGTGCATGTACGGGGATACGGGTAGCAAAACATCCCTATACACAATGGGTGGGAATAAAGGATTACAGCACCCGATTAGATGGCCCGGCACTCTTTTCATTCAATGGAAAGGTATATGCAATTGGCAGAAGAAATCCCTATACCCCGGGACTACTCAACAAATACGGCAGCATACTGTCAAAAAAGCGCACATCCCTGTGGCTTGTAACACCTGAAAAACTTCTATGGCTTTCTGATGTGCCCAGTGCAGGCGATACCAGTTATGCAGGGTATGTAACACGTGGCAATACATTGTATTTTAGTTATTACACCAGTGATATACACCATGATTATCCATGGATACTGGGGATGATAAAAGAAAGCCCCATCATGATGGGGAAACTTGATTTAAAATTACTTGAACAACTGGCTCTTGCTAAACAATAGGATGAATGTATAAATATTTTAAAGCACAATGAAATGCACATCTATGTTGGAAAAGATGGCAGGAATATGCGGTATCAGCTTTTTTAATTTCATACATGTAAGCTTTGTATTAGGCCGTTATACCATTTTATTACTGGAGGAACTATGAAAAAAACTGTAGTATGCTTTATTGTATTGTGTTTGTTTTTTGCATTACAAAATGCAATGGCTGCCCGTCTTTCGGATGAGGACCTTTCTAAAAAGATTGAAGGTTGGTATCCAACAGGATTACCACTGGTCAATTATGACAGCGACAATGGGTTTGGATATGGAGTCCGTGTATACCTGTATAACAATGGCACTCGCGATGACGAATATTTTGCCTATGCACCATATAAGATGCAGCTCTACGGGCAGTTTTACCAAACAACCAATGGGTATCAGTACCACGAAATAAATTTAGACATGCCCTATATCTTTGGTACCAAATTCAGAATTATTACTTCAATAGCGTATGACAAAAAGATTAATGCTAATTACTTTGGGCAGGGTGCTGATACTGCAAAAGGGAAATTAACACTTTACACTACATATCCAACAGCATATGAAACATTTAATAAATTCCAGGATTATTTAGATTATGCCAATAAAGATGAACGTTTTTTAAAGTACTACAATTACGAATACACAAAGCCAAGCTATTTTTTGAATGTTTACCGGGATATAACTCAGAGCCTTAAATTTCTTGCTGGCCTTGAAATAAAGAAAGTTACCATTGACACCTGGGATGGAGAAAAGTTTGATGGCACTCAACAGGGACCAACACTCCTGGAACAACTGCAACCCTTAGGGTATGATGGCGGATGGTCAAACTTTGCCCGTGCAGGCATCTACTATGACACCCGTGATTATGAACCTGATCCCAAAACAGGATACCTCATTGACTATGCCTTTGAAATATCTGATGATACAATAGGTTCAAATTATGATTTTACACGACACACTGTTCAGCTTCAATATTATTTTCCACTTGTGCAATCATTAACGCTGGCACTGCGCGCAGGTTACACTGACGCCAACGGCGATACCCCGTTCTTTGAAATGGGTTATTTTGGATTTTCACTCAACCGTCGCACAGGTCTTGGCAACAACCGTACACTGCGCGGTTACCGTGAGCAGCGTTTTGTTGGCCCAACCATGACTGTTGCAAATGCAGAACTGCGCTGGAAATTTGCTGAAGCCAATCCCTGGGGGCAGAATTTCCAGTTTAAGATCACCGTATTTTATGATGCGGGCAATGTTTATAACAGGGCAGCTGATCCATTTACCGATCCACGCTTCAGTGATTACCATCAGGGTTATGGTGGCGGGCTTGTTATTGCATGGAATATGGCCACAATTGTACATTTCTACTATGGGATGAGCAAGGAAGACTCTTCAGTATCTGTTGATTTCAGCCATACATTTTAGGGCGATAGTTACTGATAATCAGGGGGTGTCCCAAAGGATATCTCTTTGCAATTACTTTTGCCCTTCTGTCATTGCAAGGAACGAAGTGACGAAGCAATCTTGTCTTGTACAATTGAGATTGCCACAATCCGTCAAGTGGGCACTGAGTCCCGTCAAAGCACGGTTGCAGAGCTTGTCGAAGCACTCAGGACAAGCGCTACGCTCGCAATGACTTTGCACCCACTTCATTGATAGCCCTACTGTTTGTTTTAGGACACCCTCTGATTAAAGGCTTTATTTATTGTTGCTAACAAGTATTTCCTTAATGGCGGCAGCTAAAATTCTTCCGGCCTTGCCGTTT is a window of Spirochaetota bacterium DNA encoding:
- a CDS encoding DUF5982 domain-containing protein — protein: MKKTVVCFIVLCLFFALQNAMAARLSDEDLSKKIEGWYPTGLPLVNYDSDNGFGYGVRVYLYNNGTRDDEYFAYAPYKMQLYGQFYQTTNGYQYHEINLDMPYIFGTKFRIITSIAYDKKINANYFGQGADTAKGKLTLYTTYPTAYETFNKFQDYLDYANKDERFLKYYNYEYTKPSYFLNVYRDITQSLKFLAGLEIKKVTIDTWDGEKFDGTQQGPTLLEQLQPLGYDGGWSNFARAGIYYDTRDYEPDPKTGYLIDYAFEISDDTIGSNYDFTRHTVQLQYYFPLVQSLTLALRAGYTDANGDTPFFEMGYFGFSLNRRTGLGNNRTLRGYREQRFVGPTMTVANAELRWKFAEANPWGQNFQFKITVFYDAGNVYNRAADPFTDPRFSDYHQGYGGGLVIAWNMATIVHFYYGMSKEDSSVSVDFSHTF
- a CDS encoding acetyl-CoA C-acetyltransferase, with product MKDVVIASIVRTPVGTFGGALKDVTAVELGVVAVKEAIKRAGITPAQVENVILGNVLQAAQGMNPARQVLIYSGIPQEVPAMTINKVCGSGLRAISLAAQIIKAGDADIIVAGGIESMSNAPFALQKARWGYRMNDGVLIDIMIKDGLWDVFNQYHMGITAENVAAKWGLTREELDEFAVGSQQKAEAAIKSGRFKDEIVPVPIKDKKGETYFDTDEHPRFGTTLDALAKLKPAFKKDGVVTAGNASGINDGAAAAVVMSADKAKELGITPLCRIASYASAGVEPSIMGTGPIPASKKALQKAGWKVQDLDLIEANEAFAAQAVVVNKEMGWDVSKVNVNGGAIAIGHPIGASGARILTTLIHEMIKRNAKKGIATLCIGGGQGVAVTVER
- a CDS encoding sialidase family protein, producing the protein MKIIKIIGLAVLSFIIALTLTVALWLIRPNTSQVDPFLNLEIWEAVRDGMHNSNTDMTYFNNYFYLVHASSPYHFATPECNLIVWRSKDCKQWENLSTIQIPGEDIRDPKFLAIGNRLILFVLKSIEFTAEPYSTAYLISNDGKKWSPLQEIAHKGWLFWRPKTFDGKRWYVPAYWHEHGKAMLFTSTDGTSWEPVSLIYEGDRCDETAIEFLPDGTMISTQRLEYSDLWLGDSRACTGIRVAKHPYTQWVGIKDYSTRLDGPALFSFNGKVYAIGRRNPYTPGLLNKYGSILSKKRTSLWLVTPEKLLWLSDVPSAGDTSYAGYVTRGNTLYFSYYTSDIHHDYPWILGMIKESPIMMGKLDLKLLEQLALAKQ